The following are encoded together in the Pectobacterium punjabense genome:
- the adk gene encoding adenylate kinase, which yields MRIILLGAPGAGKGTQAQFIMEKYGIPQISTGDMLRAAVKAGTELGKQAKEIMDAGKLVTDELVIALVKERIAQDDCRNGFLLDGFPRTIPQADAMKDAGINVDYVIEFAVPDELIIDRIVGRRVHAASGRVYHVKFNPPKVEGKDDVTGEDLSIRKDDQEDTVRKRLVEYHQQTAPLVSYYQKEADAGNTRYFKVEGTRKVEEVRAELETILG from the coding sequence ATGCGTATTATTCTGCTGGGCGCTCCGGGCGCAGGCAAAGGTACTCAGGCTCAATTCATCATGGAAAAATACGGTATTCCGCAGATTTCCACGGGTGACATGCTGCGTGCTGCGGTAAAAGCGGGTACTGAATTGGGCAAACAGGCTAAAGAAATCATGGACGCGGGTAAACTCGTCACTGATGAACTGGTCATTGCTCTGGTTAAAGAACGCATCGCCCAGGACGATTGCCGTAATGGTTTTCTGCTGGATGGCTTCCCACGCACTATTCCACAAGCTGATGCGATGAAAGACGCTGGCATCAATGTGGATTACGTTATCGAATTCGCCGTTCCTGACGAACTGATCATCGATCGTATCGTTGGCCGTCGCGTGCATGCGGCATCCGGTCGTGTCTATCATGTAAAATTCAATCCGCCTAAAGTTGAAGGCAAAGATGACGTGACAGGCGAAGATCTGAGCATTCGTAAGGACGATCAGGAAGATACCGTGCGTAAACGTCTGGTTGAGTACCATCAGCAGACTGCACCGTTAGTTTCTTACTATCAAAAAGAAGCTGATGCGGGTAATACGCGCTACTTCAAAGTAGAAGGTACGCGTAAAGTGGAAGAAGTTCGCGCAGAGCTGGAAACTATTCTGGGCTAA
- a CDS encoding YbaB/EbfC family nucleoid-associated protein, with protein MFGKGGIGNLMKQAQQMQEKMQQMQEEVANLEVTGESGAGLVKITINGAHNCRRVEIDPSLMEDDKEMLEDLIAAAFNDAARRIAETQKEKMAAVSSGMQLPPGFKMPF; from the coding sequence ATGTTTGGTAAAGGTGGAATTGGCAACCTGATGAAGCAAGCCCAGCAGATGCAGGAAAAAATGCAGCAGATGCAGGAAGAGGTGGCGAATCTGGAAGTCACGGGTGAATCAGGTGCCGGTCTGGTGAAAATCACAATTAACGGTGCGCATAACTGCCGTCGCGTTGAAATCGATCCAAGTCTGATGGAAGACGACAAAGAGATGCTGGAAGATCTGATCGCTGCGGCGTTCAACGATGCTGCGCGTCGCATCGCTGAAACGCAGAAAGAGAAGATGGCAGCGGTTTCCAGCGGTATGCAATTGCCGCCGGGCTTCAAGATGCCGTTCTAA
- the ybaL gene encoding YbaL family putative K(+) efflux transporter: MHAATPLISTIAGGLVLAFLLGILANRLRISPLVGYLAAGVLVGPFTPGFVADTSLASELAELGVILLMFGVGLHFSLKDLMAVKSIAIPGAIAQIAVATLLGMGLSTMLGWNLASGLVFGLCLSTASTVVLLRALEERQLIDSQRGQIAIGWLIVEDLAMVLTLVLLPAFGDMIGSEHADTSKLLADLAWTIGKVIAFITLMIVVGRRLVPWVLAKSASTGSRELFTLAVLAMALGIAFGAVKLFDVSFALGAFFAGVVLNESELSQRAAHDTLPLRDAFAVLFFVSVGMLFDPMILLNDPISVLITLAIIVFGKSAAAFVLVRLFGHSKRTALTISASLAQIGEFAFILAGLGIVLGLLSEEGRNLVLAGAILSIMINPLLFTLLERYLAKNETIEEQIVEEAIEEEKQIPVDMCNHALLVGYGRVGSLIGAKLHQAGIPVVVIENSRTRVDALREQGIKAVLGNATKPEIMDIARLDCARWLLLTIPNGYEAGEIVAAAREKRADLEIIARAHYDDEVSYITEHGANEVVMGEREIANSMITLLKLDEIPPAPQACPI; the protein is encoded by the coding sequence ATGCATGCTGCAACACCGCTAATTTCTACTATCGCCGGGGGGCTGGTTCTTGCCTTCCTTCTTGGCATTCTGGCAAACCGCCTGCGCATCTCTCCCCTTGTTGGTTACCTTGCCGCAGGCGTACTTGTCGGTCCTTTTACCCCCGGCTTCGTCGCCGATACGTCACTGGCATCAGAACTGGCTGAACTCGGCGTAATCCTGCTGATGTTTGGCGTCGGCCTGCACTTCTCTCTGAAAGACCTGATGGCGGTAAAGTCCATCGCCATTCCCGGTGCAATAGCCCAGATAGCTGTGGCAACGCTGCTTGGAATGGGGTTGTCCACTATGCTGGGCTGGAACCTGGCGAGCGGCCTGGTTTTTGGCCTCTGTCTGTCTACCGCCAGTACCGTGGTTCTGCTACGTGCGTTGGAAGAACGTCAGCTTATTGATAGCCAACGTGGTCAAATCGCCATCGGTTGGCTGATCGTAGAAGATCTGGCTATGGTGCTTACGCTAGTCCTGCTGCCCGCCTTCGGCGACATGATCGGATCTGAACATGCCGATACCAGCAAACTGCTGGCTGACTTAGCCTGGACCATCGGTAAAGTCATTGCGTTTATCACCCTGATGATTGTAGTAGGCCGCCGTCTGGTGCCCTGGGTGTTGGCAAAAAGCGCCAGCACCGGATCACGCGAGCTTTTCACGCTGGCAGTGTTAGCGATGGCATTGGGTATTGCCTTTGGCGCAGTGAAACTGTTTGATGTCTCCTTTGCTCTAGGTGCATTCTTCGCTGGCGTGGTATTGAACGAATCAGAACTCAGCCAGCGGGCAGCGCACGATACCTTGCCGCTACGCGATGCCTTCGCTGTACTGTTCTTCGTTTCCGTCGGAATGCTGTTTGATCCGATGATCCTACTGAACGACCCCATTTCCGTGCTGATCACACTGGCAATCATTGTGTTCGGTAAGTCAGCGGCCGCTTTCGTGCTGGTTCGTCTCTTTGGTCACTCAAAACGGACGGCATTAACGATTTCCGCCAGTCTGGCGCAGATCGGTGAATTTGCCTTTATTTTGGCCGGGCTCGGCATTGTGTTAGGGCTGTTGTCTGAAGAAGGACGAAATCTGGTACTGGCTGGTGCCATTCTCTCCATCATGATAAACCCGCTCCTGTTTACGCTGCTTGAACGCTATCTGGCGAAGAACGAAACAATAGAAGAGCAAATTGTGGAAGAAGCGATTGAGGAAGAGAAACAGATTCCTGTCGATATGTGCAACCACGCGCTACTGGTCGGCTATGGCCGCGTCGGTAGTCTTATTGGTGCCAAGTTGCATCAGGCTGGAATTCCCGTAGTAGTCATTGAGAATTCACGCACACGTGTCGATGCACTGCGTGAACAAGGAATCAAGGCCGTATTGGGTAATGCCACCAAACCTGAAATTATGGATATTGCTCGTCTCGACTGTGCTCGTTGGCTATTACTGACGATTCCAAACGGCTATGAAGCCGGGGAAATCGTCGCAGCAGCCCGTGAGAAGCGCGCCGATCTGGAGATTATCGCGCGTGCGCACTATGACGATGAAGTCAGCTACATTACCGAGCACGGAGCGAACGAGGTGGTAATGGGAGAGCGGGAAATCGCCAACAGTATGATTACACTCTTGAAGCTGGATGAAATTCCACCAGCACCTCAGGCGTGTCCTATCTAA
- the ushA gene encoding bifunctional UDP-sugar hydrolase/5'-nucleotidase UshA, whose product MRFSLKALGCAMAVSLALTPVMSMAWEKDKTYAITILHTNDHHGHFWHNDHGEYGLAAQKTLVDQIRQEVASKGGSVLLLSGGDINTGVPESDLQDAEPDFRGMNMVGYDAMALGNHEFDNPLSVLRQQEKWAKFPLLSANIYQKSTNQRLFKPYALFDKQGVKIAVIGLTTDDTAKLGNPEYFTDIEFRNPSAEAKQVVEQLRKSEKPDVIIAATHMGHYDDGNHGSNAPGDVEMARSLPAGYLDMIVGGHSQDPVCMAQENKKQVDYVPGTPCAPDRQNGTWIVQAHEWGKYVGRADFTFRNGELKLEHYQLIPINLKKKVEKDGKTERVFYTHEIAQDSDVMKMLTPFQEKGQAQLGIKIGSVKGKLEGDRNQVRFRQTNLARVLLSAQLERAEADFAIMSGGGVRDSIEPGDITYKDVLKVQPFANTLVYIDMKGSDVEKYLAVAANKKVDSGAYAQFLNVSLTADGQGVQNVKIKGEPLQADKVYRMATLNFNAMGGDGYPRLDNLPGYVNTGFVDAEVLKQYIEKHSPLDAEAYAPKGEIVYK is encoded by the coding sequence ATGCGCTTTTCACTAAAAGCTCTGGGATGTGCGATGGCGGTATCGCTGGCGCTAACGCCTGTTATGTCAATGGCTTGGGAAAAAGACAAAACATACGCCATCACTATTTTGCATACGAATGACCACCACGGCCATTTCTGGCATAACGATCACGGCGAATATGGTTTGGCGGCACAAAAAACGTTGGTCGACCAGATTCGTCAGGAAGTGGCGAGCAAAGGTGGTAGCGTATTACTACTTTCCGGCGGTGATATTAACACCGGCGTACCTGAGTCCGATTTGCAGGATGCAGAGCCTGATTTTCGTGGTATGAACATGGTTGGCTATGATGCGATGGCGCTTGGCAACCACGAATTCGATAATCCACTGTCTGTGCTGCGTCAGCAGGAGAAATGGGCAAAATTCCCGCTATTATCGGCTAACATCTACCAAAAAAGTACTAATCAGCGCTTGTTCAAGCCTTATGCCCTGTTCGACAAGCAAGGTGTAAAAATCGCAGTTATCGGCCTGACAACGGATGATACGGCCAAATTAGGCAATCCTGAGTATTTTACCGATATCGAATTCCGTAATCCTTCGGCGGAAGCGAAGCAGGTTGTTGAGCAATTGCGTAAGAGCGAAAAACCGGATGTGATTATTGCCGCGACGCATATGGGGCACTATGACGATGGTAATCACGGCTCTAACGCGCCAGGTGATGTGGAAATGGCGCGTAGCTTACCTGCTGGCTATCTGGACATGATCGTTGGTGGTCACTCGCAGGACCCGGTCTGTATGGCGCAGGAAAATAAAAAACAGGTGGATTATGTGCCGGGTACGCCTTGTGCACCCGATCGCCAGAACGGCACCTGGATTGTTCAGGCGCATGAGTGGGGTAAATATGTCGGTCGTGCTGATTTCACATTCCGTAATGGCGAATTGAAGCTTGAACACTATCAACTGATACCGATCAACCTGAAGAAGAAAGTAGAAAAAGACGGCAAAACCGAACGTGTGTTCTATACGCATGAAATCGCACAGGATTCTGACGTCATGAAAATGCTGACGCCGTTCCAGGAAAAAGGGCAGGCGCAACTAGGTATTAAGATTGGTAGCGTGAAAGGCAAGTTGGAAGGCGATCGTAATCAGGTACGTTTCCGTCAGACCAATTTGGCTCGCGTGCTGCTGTCAGCGCAGCTTGAGCGTGCAGAGGCAGATTTTGCCATTATGAGCGGCGGCGGTGTGCGTGATTCGATTGAACCGGGTGATATCACTTATAAAGATGTACTGAAGGTTCAGCCATTTGCGAATACGCTGGTTTATATCGATATGAAAGGCAGTGACGTCGAAAAATATCTGGCTGTTGCCGCCAATAAAAAGGTGGATTCTGGTGCCTATGCACAATTCCTTAACGTCAGCCTGACGGCCGATGGTCAAGGTGTGCAGAACGTGAAAATCAAAGGCGAACCGTTGCAGGCCGATAAAGTTTATCGTATGGCAACGCTGAACTTTAATGCGATGGGGGGCGATGGCTACCCGCGTCTTGATAATCTACCAGGCTATGTGAACACTGGCTTTGTCGATGCGGAAGTGTTGAAGCAATACATCGAGAAACATTCTCCGCTGGATGCAGAAGCCTATGCCCCGAAAGGTGAGATTGTTTATAAATAA
- the htpG gene encoding molecular chaperone HtpG, giving the protein MKGQETRGFQSEVKQLLHLMIHSLYSNKEIFLRELISNSSDAADKLRFRALSTPELYAGDGDLRVRVSTDKEKRTLTISDNGIGMSRDEVIDNLGTIAKSGTKAFLESMGSEQVKDSQLIGQFGVGFYSAFIVADKVTVRTRAAGANADQGVYWESAGEGDYTIADITKDDRGTEITLHLREGEDEFLDDWRVRSVISKYSDHIALPVEIESRTESEEEGGESTVSWEKINKAQALWTRSKSEVSDDEYNEFYKHISHDFTDPLSWSHNRVEGKQEYTSLLYIPARAPWDMWNRDHKHGLKLYVQRVFIMDDAEQFMPNYLRFVRGLIDSNDLPLNVSREILQDSRVTQNLRNALTKRVLQMLDKLAKDDAEKYQAFWQQFGLVLKEGPAEDGSNREAIAKLLRFATTQSDSSAQTVSLEDYVSRMVEGQDKIYYITADSYAAAKSSPHLELFRKKGIEVLLLSERIDEWMMSYLTEFDGKSFQSVSKADDALDKLADEENDAQKEAQKALEPFVERVKTLLGERVKDVRFTYRLTDTPAIVVTDADEMSTQMAKLFAAAGQQAPEVKYIFELNPEHALIKRAADVSDEAEFGEWVELLLDQALLAERGTLDDPNLFIRRMNQLLSA; this is encoded by the coding sequence ATGAAAGGCCAAGAAACTCGCGGGTTCCAGTCCGAAGTTAAGCAACTCCTGCATTTGATGATCCATTCGCTTTATTCCAACAAAGAAATTTTTCTGCGTGAATTGATCTCCAACTCCTCCGATGCGGCGGACAAATTGCGCTTTCGCGCGCTGTCTACCCCTGAACTGTACGCAGGCGATGGCGATTTGCGCGTGCGAGTGTCTACCGATAAAGAAAAACGAACCCTGACGATTTCTGACAACGGTATCGGCATGAGCCGTGATGAGGTGATTGATAACCTTGGTACGATTGCGAAGTCTGGCACCAAGGCCTTTCTGGAATCCATGGGTTCTGAGCAGGTTAAAGATAGCCAACTTATTGGTCAGTTCGGTGTGGGCTTTTACTCCGCGTTCATTGTTGCGGATAAAGTGACCGTGCGTACCCGTGCTGCGGGCGCGAATGCCGATCAGGGCGTGTATTGGGAATCTGCCGGTGAAGGCGATTACACTATTGCCGACATCACCAAAGACGATCGCGGTACGGAAATCACGCTGCACCTGCGCGAAGGTGAAGACGAGTTTCTGGATGATTGGCGTGTGCGTTCTGTCATCAGTAAATATTCCGACCATATCGCGCTGCCGGTAGAAATCGAATCCCGGACAGAAAGTGAAGAAGAAGGCGGTGAGTCCACCGTTAGCTGGGAAAAGATTAACAAGGCACAAGCTTTGTGGACGCGCAGTAAATCTGAAGTCAGCGATGATGAGTACAACGAATTTTATAAGCACATCTCCCATGACTTTACCGATCCGCTGAGCTGGAGCCACAATCGTGTGGAAGGTAAGCAGGAATATACCAGCCTGCTTTACATCCCTGCGCGTGCACCGTGGGATATGTGGAATCGCGATCATAAACACGGTCTGAAATTGTACGTTCAGCGCGTCTTTATTATGGATGATGCCGAACAGTTCATGCCGAATTACCTGCGTTTTGTGCGCGGCCTGATTGATTCCAACGATCTGCCGTTGAACGTTTCCCGTGAGATTTTGCAGGACAGCCGTGTGACGCAGAACCTGCGTAATGCACTGACTAAACGCGTGCTGCAAATGCTGGATAAACTGGCGAAAGACGACGCGGAAAAATACCAGGCGTTCTGGCAACAGTTTGGTCTGGTGCTGAAAGAAGGCCCGGCGGAAGACGGCAGTAACCGTGAAGCGATCGCGAAATTACTGCGTTTTGCTACCACGCAATCTGACAGTTCTGCGCAGACGGTATCGCTGGAAGATTACGTCAGTCGAATGGTAGAAGGTCAGGACAAGATCTACTACATCACCGCAGACAGCTATGCTGCGGCGAAGAGCAGCCCACATCTGGAGCTGTTCCGTAAGAAAGGTATTGAGGTATTGCTGTTGTCCGAGCGTATTGACGAGTGGATGATGAGCTACCTGACCGAGTTTGACGGTAAATCCTTCCAGTCTGTCAGCAAGGCGGATGATGCGCTGGATAAACTGGCTGATGAAGAAAACGATGCGCAGAAAGAAGCACAAAAAGCGCTGGAGCCGTTTGTTGAGCGTGTGAAAACCCTGCTGGGCGAGCGCGTTAAAGATGTGCGTTTCACCTACCGTTTGACCGACACGCCTGCGATTGTCGTGACTGATGCGGACGAGATGAGCACACAGATGGCAAAACTGTTCGCCGCCGCTGGTCAACAGGCACCGGAAGTGAAGTACATCTTTGAACTGAACCCGGAGCATGCGTTAATTAAACGTGCAGCCGACGTTTCTGATGAAGCTGAATTTGGCGAGTGGGTTGAGCTGCTGCTTGATCAGGCGTTGCTGGCCGAACGTGGCACGTTGGACGATCCGAATCTGTTCATCCGCCGTATGAATCAGCTGTTAAGTGCCTGA
- the recR gene encoding recombination mediator RecR, producing the protein MQTSPLLESLMEALRCLPGVGPKSAQRMAFQLLQRNRSGGMRLAQALTRAMSEIGHCSDCRTFTEQDVCAICSNPRRQQNGQICVVESPADIHAIEQTGQFAGRYFVLMGHLSPLDGIGPDDIGLGRLEERLQVESISEVILATNPTVEGDATANYIAELCAQHGVMASRIAHGVPVGGELEMVDGTTLSHSLAGRQPFRF; encoded by the coding sequence ATGCAGACCAGTCCGCTTCTTGAATCATTGATGGAAGCGCTGCGCTGCCTGCCGGGCGTTGGACCCAAATCGGCGCAGCGCATGGCGTTTCAACTACTGCAACGTAACCGCAGCGGTGGTATGCGTCTGGCGCAGGCGTTGACGCGGGCGATGTCCGAAATCGGCCACTGTAGCGATTGTCGGACATTCACCGAGCAGGACGTTTGTGCGATTTGCTCGAACCCGCGCCGCCAGCAAAATGGGCAGATTTGCGTGGTAGAAAGCCCGGCTGATATTCATGCGATTGAACAGACGGGGCAGTTTGCTGGCCGTTACTTTGTGCTGATGGGACATTTGTCGCCGCTGGATGGCATCGGCCCAGATGATATCGGTTTGGGGCGGTTGGAAGAGCGCCTGCAAGTGGAATCGATCAGCGAAGTTATTCTGGCTACCAACCCGACGGTAGAAGGTGATGCTACGGCGAACTATATCGCTGAACTCTGCGCGCAACATGGTGTGATGGCCAGCCGCATTGCACACGGTGTTCCCGTTGGCGGTGAGCTGGAAATGGTCGATGGCACAACGCTTTCTCATTCGCTCGCAGGTCGTCAGCCTTTCCGGTTTTAA
- the dnaX gene encoding DNA polymerase III subunit gamma/tau, producing the protein MSYQVLARKWRPQTFTHVVGQEHVLTALANGLSLGRIHHAYLFSGTRGVGKTTIARLLAKGLNCEQGVTATPCGRCDNCREIEQGRFVDLIEIDAASRTKVEDTRDLLDNVQYAPARGRFKVYLIDEVHMLSRHSFNALLKTLEEPPPHVKFLLATTDPQKLPVTILSRCLQFHLKALDVEQIRAHLELVLQAENLVSEPRALQLLARAADGSLRDALSLTDQAIAMGQGQVTTVSVSQMLGTLDDEQPLALIEALAKGDGAQVMSLLDQVAARGVDWESLLVETQTLLHRIAMVQLLPAALGDDYAAVEARMRELARALPPADVQLYYQTILIGRKELPFAPDRRMGVEMTLLRALAFHPSQIIAEPVAPISVAPVQATRVPSIQPPVQQPVATASATVRVPVSQHAESHNDVLPSSYSPELPMDVSAYAPPLGELTASASAAEQHGESELPDATSQLLQARSQLLRKQGSTPPKKAEPAASDNTRPATSALERLASVTERSIQRQNAKTSPSEPKKPEAYRWRAQNKVDEVKADVATPKALRSALEHEKTPELAARLAEESLERDAWAAEIHRLTLPKLVQQLALNAFKESEEAGKVHLHLRSSQRHLNSPAAQKTLIDALTAHYGHPVELLITEDDNPAVRTPLEWRQAIYEEKLAQARQSILADTTIQTLRRFFDAELDEESIRPV; encoded by the coding sequence ATGAGCTATCAGGTTCTTGCCCGTAAGTGGCGTCCTCAAACCTTTACCCATGTTGTCGGTCAGGAACATGTCCTGACCGCGTTGGCTAACGGCCTTTCTCTAGGCAGAATCCATCACGCTTATTTGTTTTCTGGCACTCGTGGTGTTGGGAAGACGACAATTGCCCGTTTGCTGGCAAAAGGGCTGAATTGCGAACAGGGCGTGACGGCAACGCCGTGCGGCCGGTGTGATAACTGCCGAGAAATCGAACAGGGTCGTTTTGTCGATCTAATCGAAATCGATGCCGCGTCTCGCACAAAAGTAGAAGATACACGCGATCTGCTGGATAACGTGCAATATGCCCCAGCGCGTGGGCGATTCAAGGTGTACCTGATTGACGAAGTACACATGCTATCTCGTCACAGCTTTAATGCACTGCTGAAAACGTTGGAGGAACCCCCTCCACACGTCAAATTTTTGCTAGCGACCACCGATCCGCAGAAACTGCCGGTGACCATTTTGTCGCGCTGCCTGCAATTTCACCTCAAAGCGCTGGATGTCGAACAGATTCGCGCGCATTTGGAACTGGTATTACAGGCGGAAAATCTGGTCAGTGAACCACGAGCACTGCAACTCTTGGCGCGCGCTGCCGATGGTAGCTTGCGTGATGCTCTGAGTTTGACCGATCAGGCGATTGCCATGGGGCAGGGGCAGGTCACGACCGTTTCCGTCAGCCAAATGCTCGGTACGTTGGACGACGAGCAACCGCTAGCGCTTATCGAAGCGCTGGCGAAAGGCGATGGCGCACAGGTGATGTCGCTGTTAGATCAGGTTGCGGCACGCGGTGTGGACTGGGAATCGCTGCTGGTGGAAACCCAGACGCTGTTACACCGTATTGCGATGGTTCAACTGCTGCCAGCAGCGCTGGGCGATGATTACGCTGCTGTTGAAGCGCGTATGCGAGAGTTGGCCCGTGCGCTACCGCCTGCGGACGTGCAGCTTTACTATCAGACGATACTCATTGGCCGCAAAGAACTGCCTTTTGCGCCCGATCGCCGGATGGGCGTGGAAATGACGTTGCTGAGAGCGTTGGCGTTTCATCCCAGTCAGATAATTGCCGAACCTGTTGCACCAATAAGCGTCGCGCCAGTTCAGGCTACGCGAGTGCCTTCTATTCAGCCTCCTGTGCAACAGCCCGTAGCTACAGCATCGGCGACGGTTCGTGTGCCAGTGTCGCAACACGCTGAATCTCATAACGACGTGCTACCGTCGTCTTATTCTCCCGAACTGCCGATGGATGTCTCCGCGTATGCACCGCCGTTAGGGGAACTGACGGCTTCGGCCAGCGCCGCGGAGCAGCATGGTGAGAGCGAACTGCCTGATGCGACGTCTCAACTGCTACAGGCTCGCAGCCAGCTACTGAGAAAGCAGGGGAGTACGCCACCAAAAAAGGCTGAACCGGCAGCGTCTGACAACACGCGGCCGGCAACTTCAGCGCTGGAGCGATTGGCTTCGGTAACTGAGCGTAGCATTCAACGGCAAAACGCGAAAACCTCGCCTTCCGAACCCAAAAAACCGGAAGCGTATCGTTGGCGGGCGCAAAACAAGGTTGATGAGGTGAAGGCCGATGTGGCGACGCCAAAGGCACTGCGTTCGGCCTTAGAGCACGAAAAGACGCCGGAGCTGGCGGCACGGCTGGCGGAAGAGTCGCTGGAGCGGGATGCCTGGGCGGCGGAAATCCATCGCCTGACGTTGCCAAAGCTGGTACAACAGCTGGCGCTTAATGCGTTTAAAGAGAGTGAGGAAGCAGGTAAAGTCCATCTTCATCTGCGTTCATCCCAGCGGCATCTGAATTCGCCTGCGGCGCAAAAGACGCTGATAGATGCATTGACGGCCCACTACGGGCATCCTGTAGAATTACTGATTACTGAAGACGACAACCCGGCGGTGCGGACGCCGCTGGAGTGGCGTCAGGCTATCTATGAAGAGAAGCTGGCGCAGGCGCGTCAGTCGATCCTGGCCGATACGACGATTCAAACGCTGCGGCGTTTCTTTGATGCGGAACTGGACGAAGAAAGTATCCGCCCTGTTTAA
- the hemH gene encoding ferrochelatase yields MKQEKYGVLMVNLGTPDAPTPQAVRRYLAEFLSDRRVVDTPRLLWWPLLRGIILPTRSPRVAKLYQSVWMEGGSPLLVISRQQQQALAARMPETPVELGMSYGSPSLRSALDKLLAQGVTQLVVLPMYPQYSCSTTAAVWDGLAAQLRDNRQLPAIRFIRDYAEHPAYIAALKHRVEQSFAEHGEPDRLVISYHGIPVRYANEGDDYPQRCRATTEALIAALGLPEGKIMMTFQSRFGREPWLTPYTDETMQGLPAQGVKHIQIMCPGFAADCLETLEEIQEQNREIFLHAGGEAFHYIPALNDDPLHIDLLEQLVGKNG; encoded by the coding sequence ATGAAACAAGAGAAATACGGCGTGCTGATGGTGAACTTAGGAACACCCGATGCCCCAACGCCGCAGGCGGTAAGACGTTATCTGGCTGAGTTTCTGAGCGATAGACGTGTGGTGGATACGCCGCGTTTGCTCTGGTGGCCTCTGCTGCGCGGCATCATACTACCAACTCGCTCACCGCGAGTGGCAAAGCTCTATCAATCGGTCTGGATGGAAGGGGGATCGCCGCTGTTGGTGATTAGCCGCCAGCAGCAGCAGGCACTGGCTGCACGCATGCCGGAAACGCCCGTTGAGCTGGGAATGAGCTATGGTTCTCCTAGCTTGCGTTCAGCGCTGGATAAGTTACTGGCGCAGGGGGTAACGCAACTGGTGGTCTTGCCGATGTATCCGCAATATTCCTGCTCAACGACTGCCGCCGTGTGGGATGGGCTAGCTGCGCAACTGCGTGATAATCGTCAACTGCCTGCGATTCGCTTTATCCGTGATTACGCTGAACATCCTGCCTATATTGCGGCACTGAAGCACCGCGTTGAACAGTCTTTTGCGGAGCATGGTGAACCGGACAGACTGGTGATTTCTTATCACGGTATCCCTGTGCGTTATGCCAATGAAGGGGACGACTATCCTCAGCGCTGTCGGGCGACGACAGAGGCACTGATTGCTGCGCTGGGGCTGCCGGAAGGAAAAATAATGATGACCTTCCAGTCGCGTTTTGGCCGTGAGCCTTGGCTGACGCCGTATACGGACGAAACCATGCAGGGGTTGCCTGCGCAGGGCGTTAAACATATTCAGATTATGTGCCCGGGTTTTGCTGCTGACTGTCTGGAAACGTTGGAAGAAATTCAGGAACAGAACCGTGAAATCTTCCTGCACGCAGGTGGAGAGGCTTTCCACTACATTCCTGCGCTCAATGATGATCCGCTGCATATCGATCTGCTGGAACAGTTAGTCGGAAAAAATGGGTAA